The following coding sequences lie in one Capsicum annuum cultivar UCD-10X-F1 chromosome 5, UCD10Xv1.1, whole genome shotgun sequence genomic window:
- the LOC107853869 gene encoding lignin-forming anionic peroxidase-like isoform X2: protein MHRFLQHFMTLLVLMLSTRYVQVLDKQFQLNAAWLHPSFVFISMIALFRLGCDASILLDETPTIVSEKTALPNLGSARGYGIIEDAKRELEKTCPGVVSCADILAVAARDASTLVGGPSWTVKLGRRDSTTASHTLAETDLPGPFDPLDRIISGFANKGLSTRDMVALSGAHSIGQAQCFLFRDRIYSNGTDIDAGFASTRRRQCPQEDQNGNLAPLDLVTPNQLDNNYYKNLIERKGLLQSDQVLLSGGSTDSIVSEYSNSSRTFASDFAAAMIKMGDISPLTGQNGIIRTVCGSIN, encoded by the exons ATGCACAGATTTCTTCAACATTTTATGACCTTACTTGTCCTAATGCTCTCAACACGATACGTACAAGTGTTAGACAAGCAGTTTCAGCTGAACGCCGCATGGCTGCATCCCTCATTCGTCTTCATTTCCATGATTGCTTTGTTCAGATTG GGCTGCGATGCTTCTATCTTACTTGATGAGACCCCTACGATTGTTAGCGAGAAGACTGCGTTGCCAAATCTTGGATCGGCTAGAGGCTATGGTATTATAGAAGATGCAAAAAGAGAGCTTGAGAAAACATGTCCAGGAGTCGTATCATGTGCAGATATACTTGCAGTTGCTGCTAGGGATGCGTCCACTCTT GTTGGAGGTCCATCATGGACGGTGAAACTTGGAAGAAGAGATTCAACCACTGCAAGTCATACTCTTGCTGAAACAGATCTTCCAGGTCCTTTTGATCCTCTAGATAGGATTATTTCTGGCTTTGCCAACAAAGGCCTTAGCACAAGAGACATGGTTGCTTTATCAG GAGCACATTCAATAGGTCAAGCACAATGCTTCCTTTTCCGCGATAGAATTTATAGCAATGGAACAGACATCGATGCTGGATTTGCTAGCACTAGAAGACGTCAATGTCCTCAAGAAGACCAAAATGGAAATCTAGCTCCACTTGATTTGGTTACACCCAATCAATTGGATAACAATTACTACAAGAACTTGATTGAAAGAAAAGGTCTCCTTCAATCAGATCAAGTCCTCCTCAGTGGTGGATCCACAGATAGCATTGTTTCTGAATATAGCAATAGCTCTCGCACATTTGCCTCTGATTTTGCTGCTGCCATGATTAAAATGGGAGATATTAGTCCTCTTACTGGTCAAAATGGGATTATACGAACTGTTTGTGGCTctataaattga
- the LOC107853865 gene encoding lignin-forming anionic peroxidase: MSASNRSLAAIFSLVLLSCMQCHAQLSSTFYDNTCPNALSTIRTSIRQAVSRERRIAASLIRLHFHDCFVQGCDASILLNETSSIESEKTALPNLGSVRGYGVIDDAKAEVEKICPEVVSCADILAIAARDASAAVGGPSWTVKLGRRDSTSASKTVAETDLPNPFDSLDRLISGFANKGLNTRDMVALSGAHTIGQAQCFLFRDRIYGNGTDIDAGFASTRRRQCPQEGENGNLAPLDLVTPNQFDNNYFKNLIDRKGLLQSDQVLFNGGSTDSIVSEYSNSPRAFSSDFAAAMIKMGDISPLTGQNGIIRKVCGSVN; this comes from the exons atgagTGCTTCAAATAGATCTTTGGCAGCTATATTTTCTCTTGTTTTACTTTCATGCATGCAATGCCATGCACAACTTTCCTCGACGTTCTATGATAACACTTGCCCTAATGCACTCAGCACGATTCGTACAAGTATTAGACAAGCAGTTTCACGTGAACGTCGCATAGCTGCTTCCCTTATTCGTCTTCATTTTCATGATTGCTTTGTTCAG GGTTGTGATGCTTCGATCTTGCTTAATGAGACCAGTTCAATCGAAAGTGAGAAGACTGCATTGCCAAATCTTGGATCTGTAAGAGGTTATGGTGTCATAGATGATGCAAAGGCAGAGGTGGAAAAGATTTGTCCCGAAGTGGTTTCATGTGCTGACATACTTGCTATTGCAGCTCGAGATGCATCGGCTGCT gtGGGAGGCCCGTCATGGACAGTGAAACTTGGAAGGAGAGATTCAACCTCAGCCAGTAAGACAGTTGCAGAAACAGATCTTCCTAATCCTTTTGACTCTCTTGATAGACTTATTTCTGGCTTTGCAAACAAGGGACTTAACACAAGAGACATGGTCGCCTTGTCAG GTGCTCATACAATAGGCCAAGCACAATGTTTTCTATTCCGCGATAGGATTTATGGCAATGGAACGGACATCGATGCTGGTTTTGCAAGCACTAGAAGACGTCAGTGTCCTCAAGAAGGAGAGAATGGAAATCTTGCACCTCTTGATTTAGTTACACCAAATCAATTCGATAACAACTATTTCAAGAACCTCATCGATAGGAAAGGTCTTCTTCAATCAGATCAAGTTCTTTTCAATGGAGGATCAACAGATAGTATCGTTTCTGAATATAGTAATAGCCCTCGAGCTTTTTCATCTGACTTTGCTGCTGCTATGATAAAAATGGGAGATATCAGTCCTTTAACTGGTCAAAATGGAATCATAAGAAAAGTTTGTGGAAGTGTGAACTAG
- the LOC107853869 gene encoding lignin-forming anionic peroxidase-like isoform X1 has protein sequence MSISNNSFAAIAAIFSLLLLSSMQCHAQISSTFYDLTCPNALNTIRTSVRQAVSAERRMAASLIRLHFHDCFVQGCDASILLDETPTIVSEKTALPNLGSARGYGIIEDAKRELEKTCPGVVSCADILAVAARDASTLVGGPSWTVKLGRRDSTTASHTLAETDLPGPFDPLDRIISGFANKGLSTRDMVALSGAHSIGQAQCFLFRDRIYSNGTDIDAGFASTRRRQCPQEDQNGNLAPLDLVTPNQLDNNYYKNLIERKGLLQSDQVLLSGGSTDSIVSEYSNSSRTFASDFAAAMIKMGDISPLTGQNGIIRTVCGSIN, from the exons atgagtatttcaaaCAACTCTTTTGCAGCCATTGCTGCTATATTTTCTCTTCTCCTACTCTCTAGCATGCAATGTCATGCACAGATTTCTTCAACATTTTATGACCTTACTTGTCCTAATGCTCTCAACACGATACGTACAAGTGTTAGACAAGCAGTTTCAGCTGAACGCCGCATGGCTGCATCCCTCATTCGTCTTCATTTCCATGATTGCTTTGTTCAG GGCTGCGATGCTTCTATCTTACTTGATGAGACCCCTACGATTGTTAGCGAGAAGACTGCGTTGCCAAATCTTGGATCGGCTAGAGGCTATGGTATTATAGAAGATGCAAAAAGAGAGCTTGAGAAAACATGTCCAGGAGTCGTATCATGTGCAGATATACTTGCAGTTGCTGCTAGGGATGCGTCCACTCTT GTTGGAGGTCCATCATGGACGGTGAAACTTGGAAGAAGAGATTCAACCACTGCAAGTCATACTCTTGCTGAAACAGATCTTCCAGGTCCTTTTGATCCTCTAGATAGGATTATTTCTGGCTTTGCCAACAAAGGCCTTAGCACAAGAGACATGGTTGCTTTATCAG GAGCACATTCAATAGGTCAAGCACAATGCTTCCTTTTCCGCGATAGAATTTATAGCAATGGAACAGACATCGATGCTGGATTTGCTAGCACTAGAAGACGTCAATGTCCTCAAGAAGACCAAAATGGAAATCTAGCTCCACTTGATTTGGTTACACCCAATCAATTGGATAACAATTACTACAAGAACTTGATTGAAAGAAAAGGTCTCCTTCAATCAGATCAAGTCCTCCTCAGTGGTGGATCCACAGATAGCATTGTTTCTGAATATAGCAATAGCTCTCGCACATTTGCCTCTGATTTTGCTGCTGCCATGATTAAAATGGGAGATATTAGTCCTCTTACTGGTCAAAATGGGATTATACGAACTGTTTGTGGCTctataaattga